AAGCCTGACGGAGCAATACCGCGTGAGGGAGGAAGGCTCTTGGGTCGTAAACCTCTTTTCTCAGGGAAGAACAAAATGACGGTACTTGAGGAATAAGCATCGGCTAACTCCGTGCCAGCAGCCGCGGTAATACGGAGGATGCAAGCGTTATCCGGAATGATTGGGCGTAAAGCGTCCGCAGGTGGCAATGTAAGTCTGCTGTTAAAGAGTCTAGCTCAACTAGATAAGAGCAGTGGAAACTACATAGCTAGAGTACGTTCGGGGCAGAGGGAATTCCTGGTGTAGCGGTGAAATGCGTAGAGATCAGGAAGAACACCGGTGGCGAAGGCGCTCTGCTAGGCCGTAACTGACACTGAGGGACGAAAGCTAGGGGAGCGAATGGGATTAGATACCCCAGTAGTCCTAGCCGTAAACGATGGATACTAGGCGTGGCTTGTATCGACCCGAGCCGTGCCGTAGCTAACGCGTTAAGTATCCCGCCTGGGGAGTACGCCGGCAACGGTGAAACTCAAAGGAATTGACGGGGGCCCGCACAAGCGGTGGAGTATGTGGTTTAATTCGATGCAACGCGAAGAACCTTACCAAGGCTTGACATGTCGCGAATCTTCTTGAAAGGGAAGAGTGCCTTCGGGAGCGCGAACACAGGTGGTGCATGGCTGTCGTCAGCTCGTGTCGTGAGATGTTGGGTTAAGTCCCGCAACGAGCGCAACCCTCGTTTTTAGTTGCCAGCATTAAGTTGGGCACTCTAGAGAGACTGCCGGTGACAAACCGGAGGAAGGTGGGGATGACGTCAAGTCAGCATGCCCCTTACGCCTTGGGCTACACACGTACTACAATGCTCCGGACAGAGGGCAGCAAGCATGCGAATGCAAGCAAATCCCGTAAACCGGAGCTCAGTTCAGATCGCAGGCTGCAACTCGCCTGCGTGAAGGAGGAATCGCTAGTAATTGCAGGTCAGCATACTGCAGTGAATTCGTTCCCGGGCCTTGTACACACCGCCCGTCACACCATGGAAGCTGGTAGTGCCCGAAGTCATTACTCCAACCATTCGTGGAGGAGGATGCCTAAGGCAGGACTGGTGACTGGGGTGAAGTCGTAACAAGGTAGCCGTACCGGAAGGTGTGGCTGGATCACCTCCTTTTTAGGGAGACCTACACCCCTTACAGCTCGAAAAGCATACAGCTATATAGAACGTAAGTTGGTCTAACCTAGGTCGGTCGTAGACATTTGCATCATGTATTTTGAAAGCTTTCAAACTATGATTTGGTTCGATATGGGCTATTAGCTCAGGTGGTTAGAGCGCACCCCTGATAAGGGTGAGGTCCCTGGTTCGAGTCCAGGATGGCCCACCTGAATCAATTAAAAATGTAAAATTACAAACTAAAAATTTAAGATAACTTCAATAAATTTTTAATTCTCAATTTTTAATTTTTAATTAATTGATGGGGTTTAGCTCAGTTGGTAGAGCGCCTGCTTTGCAAGCAGGATGTCAGCGGTTCGAGTCCGCTAACCTCCACCTGTGGCAAGATTGCCATTGAATTGAAAAAAATAGTGATAGTTCAGCAACATGACTTAGTGAGTCAGACTGCTGAGTTAGTTCTCAGCCAGAACCTTGAAAACTGCATAGTAACGCGAAATTAGCAGGCAGACACAGACATTCTTAAATGATGTTGTGAATGCAAGTCATAAAAAGACCAAATGAAATGAGTGGTCAAGCTAATAAGGGCTAACGGTGGATACCTAGGCACACAGAGGCGATGAAGGACGTGGTTACCGACGATATGCTCCGGGGAGTTGGAAGCAAACATTGAGCCGGAGATTTCCGAATGGGGCAACCCTATATACTACCTGCTGAATATATAGGCAGGAGAGAGCCAACCCAGCGAATTGAAACATCTTAGTAGCTGGAGGAAGAGAAATCAATTAAGAGATTCCCTAAGTAGTGGTGAGCGAAAGGGGAAAAGCCTAAACCAATTGGTTTACCGATTGGGGTAGTGGGACAGCGAGATCGAATCTGGCGGTTAAACGAAGCAGCTAAATACTGCACCAAAGAAGGTGAAAGTCCTGTAGTTGAAAACTCAAGGATAGTAGCTGAATCCCGAGTAGCATGGGGCACGAGGAATCCCATGTGAATCAGCGAGGACCACCTCGTAAGGCTAAATACTACTGTGTGACCGATAGTGAACCAGTACCGCGAGGGAAAGGTGAAAAGAACCCCGGAAGGGGAGTGAAATAGAACATGAAACCGTTAGCTTACAAGCAGTGGGAGGACTATTTAAAAGTCTGACCGCGTGCCTGTTGAAGAATGAGCCGGCGACTTATAGGCACTGGTAGGTTAAAGCGAGAATGCTGGAGCCAAAGGGAAACCGAGTCTGAAAAGGGCGATAATCAGTGTTTATAGACCCGAACCCTGGTGATCTAACCATGGCCAGGATGAAGCTTGGGTAACACCAAGTGGAGGTCCGCACCGACTGATGTTGAAAAATCAGCGGATGAGTTGTGGTTAGGGGTGAAATGCCAATCGAACCAGGAGCTAGCTGGTTCTCCCCGAAATGTGTTTAGGCGCAGCGGTAATGATTATATCTGGGGGGTAAAGCACTGTTTCGGTGCGGGCTGGGAGACCGGTACCAAATCGAGACAAACTCTGAATACCCAGAGCACACATTGCCAGTGAGACAGTGGGGGATAAGCTTCATTGTCAAGAGGGAAACAGCCCAGACCACCAGCTAAGGTCCCCAAATCATCGCTAAGTGATAAAGGAGGTGAGAGTGCACAGACAACTAGGAGGTTTGCCTAGAAGCAGCCACCCTTGAAAGAGTGCGTAATAGCTCACTAGTCAAGCGCTCTCGCGCCGAAAATGAACGGGGCTAAGCGATGTACCGAAGCTGTGGGATTAATAATAAACGATTAATCGGTAGGGGAGCGTTCCGTCGTAGGTAGAAGCAGTAGCGGCAAGCAGCTGTGGACGAAACGGAAGTGAGAATGTCGGCTTGAGTAGCGCAAATATTGGTGAGAATCCAATACCCCGAAACCCTAAGGTTTCCTCCGCCAGGTTCGTCCCCGGAGGGTTAGTCAGGACCTAAGGCGAGGCCGAACGGCGTAGTCGATGGACAACGGGTTAAAATTCCCGTACTGATTGTAGGTTGTGCAGAGGACGGAGAAGATAAATGTCAGCCGGATGTTGGTTACCGGTTCAAGCGTCAAGATGTTGAGAGACGGCGAAAACGTTTCGAGTTGAGGCGTGAGTACGACCCACTACGGTGGGGAAGTGGCATAGTCTAGCTTCCAAGAAAAGCTCTAAACACGTTAACTTACAGTTACCTGTACCCGAAACCGACACAGGTAGGGAGGTTGAGAATACCAAGGGGCGCGAGATAACTCTCTCTAAGGAACTCGGCAAAATGGCCCCGTAACTTCGGAAGAAGGGGTGCCCACCTAAGACGTGGGTCGCAGTGAAGAGATCCAGGCGACTGTTTACCAAAAACACAGGTCTCCGCAAAGTCATTAAGACGCAGTATGGGGGCTGACGCCTGCCCAGTGCCGGAAGGTTAAGGAAGTTGGTCAGGGGGCAACCTTGAAGCTAGCGACCGAAGCCCCGGTGAACGGCGGCCGTAACTATAACGGTCCTAAGGTAGCGAAATTCCTTGTCGGGTAAGTTCCGACCCGCACGAAAGGCGTAACGATCTGGATGGTGTCTCAGAGAGAGACTCGGCGAAATAGGAATGTCTGTGAAGATACGGACTGCCTGCACCTGGACAGAAAGACCCTATGAAGCTTTACTGTAGCCTGGAATTGTGTTCGGGCTTGGCTTGCGCAGGATAGGTGGGAGGCGATGAAGTTGTCCTTGTGGGACAATGGAGCCAACGGTGAGATACCACTCTGGCGAAGCTAGAATTCTAACCCATGACCGTTATCCGGTCAGGGAACAGTTTCAGGTGGGCAGTTTGACTGGGGCGGTCGCCTCCTAAAAGGTAACGGAGGCGCGCAAAGGTTCCCTCAGCACGCTTGGAAACCGTGCGGCGAGTGTAAAGGCATAAAGGGAGCTTGACTGCAAGACTGACAAGTCGAGCAGGTACGAAAGTAGGCCTTAGTGATCCGACGGCGCAGAGTGGAATGGCCGTCGCTCAACGGATAAAAGTTACTCTAGGGATAACAGGCTGATCTCCCCCAAGAGTCCACATCGACGGGGAGGTTTGGCACCTCGATGTCGGCTCATCGCAACCTGGGGCGGAAGTACGTCCCAAGGGTTGGGCTGTTCGCCCATTAAAGCGGTACGTGAGCTGGGTTCAGAACGTCGTGAGACAGTTCGGTCCATATCCGGTGCAGGCGTAAGAGCATTGAGAGGAGTCCTCCTTAGTACGAGAGGACCGGGAGGAACGCACCGCTGGTGTACCAGTTATCGTGCCAACGGTAAACGCTGGGTAGCCAAGTGCGGAGCGGATAACCGCTGAAAGCATCTAAGTGGGAAGCCCACCTCAAGATGAGTGCTCTCACTACGTAAGTAGGTAAGGTCACGGGCAGAACACCCGTTCTTAGGCGGTAGGTGGAAGTGCAGCAATGTATGTAGCCGAGCCGTGCTAACAGACCGAGGGCTTGACCTCAATACTTATTTGGTTTCGCGTTACTTGCAGTCTTCAGGGTCTTCTGACCCAACAATCTTTCCTGGTGTCTATTGCGCGGTGGAACCACACTGAACCCTTCCCGAACTCAGAGGTGAAACGCTGTTGCGGCAACGATAGTTTAGGGGTCGCCCTACGCAAAAATAGCTCGATGCCAGGTATCTTTTTACTACGTAAAACCCCTAGCTGTTAAATCACACCTAGCGGGTTTTTGCTTTTTTTACACTAGGCAATTTTGCTATTCAGTAAAATTGGCATACTTATCGTCACCAGAGGATTCGTTTTCAACAACGTCAAGAATGCTTTCGTTGCTAATCTCGAAACCAAATGGCAACAAGCTCAATCTGCCAATTTTACTCAATAGCCAAATAAAACAAAAATATAGGACTAGCCCTTTCAAGGTGGGTAAAAATTTTGCTTAAAAAATCCCTTTATTATTTCTTATCCCTGTGTTCTCTGCGTCTATACGGTTAAATAAATTACTTTTGAACCGCAGAGACGCAGAGAACGCAGAGAACACAGAGAAAAAAGAAATTTTTCGAGTTACCTTGAAAGGGCTAGTTCTAGTTTTCTTAATCTCATAGTCTCACTTTGGGTATGTTAAAAATTTTATCAATGAATTTGCATCTCCTACTATAAGCAAGTGCAAACTTCTATTAGAACGAAAATTATTGGTGTCTAAATAGTATGACAGATATAAAAGATGATTGCCAATAAAGCTGATAATGTGCTGATTGTATCAGAAGAAAACTTGCATTCACAAGAAGATGTAGAACTTGAGCGAAAACTGCGAGAACTCAAGTTTAAACAAGAACTAAGAAAAGATTGGATTTTATTTATTATCAGAGATGTCGTAATTTTTCCTGCTGCTATCTTTTTTATTTTTGCTGTTAGTGGTTATTCCCTATTTATTCATATTCATGGATAATTTACTCTGGCTACAATTTTTAATTAACGGCAGAGGCGCAAAAGATACAGAGAAAAGAGAGATGATAGAGTTCACAAAAATAAGGCTAAAACTCTTTCCAAAGTCCTTTTTTGAAAGAATCGCCACCGCAAAGCGTCTCGCAGAGAAGTTAATTCCCGTTCGCGTAGCGTCTCCGAAGGAGAAGGGTAGGACGCAAAGAGAAGAAAGAAATGCTTAACCAAGTGTATTGATATTTGTGTTTCTTTGTGTCTGCGTTCTCTGTGTCTCTCTGGTTATTTAAAAAATCTTACAATCTATCTAGATCAGTGCAATTGCGTAACTAATTTTACAGACGACGAAGCTAACTTATTAAAAGTAGACTCATCTTTATATCCACACAAATTTTGCTGGATATAAAGTAAGTACCTAATGGAAATAATCTAAAAATATGGGGCTTTTAATATTTTCTGTTGCTTTAGTTGCCATTGTTGCTGTAATTATCATTAATAGCTACAACGATTTAGTTAAGTATCGCAACCGTTACAAAAATGCTTACTCTCAAATCGATGTGCAATTACAGCGCCGCTATGACTTAATTCCCAACTTGGTGGAAACTGCCAAAGGGTACATGAAACACGAACGAGAAACCTTAGAAGCAGTTATTGCCGCGCGGAATTCTGCAATTAATGCTAGCAGTCGTGCCGCACAAAATCCCGGTGATCCCCAAGCGATGCAGCAGTTGGGCAATGCTGAAGGGGCGCTGACGGGTGCGTTAAGTCGCTTCATGGTACTTTCAGAATCTTATCCTGAATTGAAAGCCGATCGCGCCATGACTCAGGTTATGGAAGAATTATCTTCTACCGAAAACCGCATTGCTTTTGCACGTCAGGCTTTTAATGACGCGGTGACACTTTACAACACTAAAAGCGAATCTTTCCCTAGTAACCTTGTGGCAAATACTTTTAACTTTACTGTTGCAGAATTGCTCGCGGAAGCTACTCCAGAAATCAGAAATGCTCCACGTGTGTCTTTTTAGGTGTCTATGAATTTTTTTGAACATCAGGATCGGGCACGCCAAAACACGCAACAATTAATTGGATTATTTTCCCTGTCGATCGCAGTTATGATTCTTGCGATTTACATTGCCACTTTATTTCTGTTCCGTATGGCTCCCCGTGTTTGGTGGCATCCAGGGATATTTCTCTACGTGGCTGGGATTACAATAATTGCGATCGCAGTCGGAAGTTTATATAAAATTGCCTATCTCCGTCAAGGTGGAAGCGTAATTGCCGAGGAGTTGGGGGAAGACTCCTAATCCCAGAAATGGCTGATGAACAAGGGCAACAACTATTAAATATTGTCGAGGAAATGGCGATCGCTTCTGGTATTTCTGTCCCAGAAGTTTATCTCCTTGAGAGAGAAACCAGCATTAATGCCTTTGCTGCCGGATTTACGCCCAATGATGCTGTAATTGGAGTTACCCGTGGAACTTTGCAACATCTGAGCCGGGATGAGCTACAAGGAGTCATTGGCCACGAGTTCAGTCATATTCTTAATGGAGATATGCAGCTAAATTTACGTTTAGTGGGACTCCTACACGGGATTCTGTTCATTTATTTAACCGGGGAATTGCTATGGCGCATTCGCGGTGATTTTCGCTTCGGAAAAGAAGATAAGGGTTTGCCTATCTGGGCTTTTGGTTTAGCACTGATGGCAATTGGCGGTATCGGATTACTCTGTGGACGATTAATTAAAGCCGCCGTCTCTCGCCAACGCGAATTTCTCGCCGATGCTTCTGCTGTACAGTTCACTCGCAACCCCAACGGACTTAACGGAGTTTTCCAAAAACTCCAACAAATGGATTCACGCTTGATATCGCCCGGAGCAGAAGCCGCTAGCCACATGTTTTTTGGCAATGCTCTTAACCCCTCTTTCTGGGACAGTATGTTTTCTACCCACCCACCTTTAGCAGAACGTATCCGCCGCGTTGGGGGT
This genomic interval from Nostoc sp. KVJ3 contains the following:
- a CDS encoding LemA family protein, with translation MGLLIFSVALVAIVAVIIINSYNDLVKYRNRYKNAYSQIDVQLQRRYDLIPNLVETAKGYMKHERETLEAVIAARNSAINASSRAAQNPGDPQAMQQLGNAEGALTGALSRFMVLSESYPELKADRAMTQVMEELSSTENRIAFARQAFNDAVTLYNTKSESFPSNLVANTFNFTVAELLAEATPEIRNAPRVSF